The following are encoded together in the Takifugu flavidus isolate HTHZ2018 chromosome 22, ASM371156v2, whole genome shotgun sequence genome:
- the LOC130519469 gene encoding podocan-like protein 1, which translates to METMTLLLIFLAVSGSSFAPQPRAAEAEVGAPEMKNEQLRDVEERGDGNVTLPKMGEEALRHKDGEDRQKREEEEEKESKLVAGISPDDEKGAKDGEKSVEDIKNAKQEGSVEREKEDHAAINNLTPLIAPQLWEASEIITRSPNPPSSRRHVISASEGPASPAPPGEVRSGSPVLAEALQQPGHGLGQHSEDVNRVSQAETYEFPSKKQTEAPKMSQVGSMADPLKAKGANFTRNSSGDKKVEEVEVRKLNPGWSPLRERVLKSTGKRNQTSPRQQNRGSKHKNMTGSREKKKTDNRTPNVPIRRQDTPPTHFPYFLDDYCPPECACYGRVVQCSDKGVDKVPYGIPYNARYILLMNNYIDGIQLDLLSEYVSMEFLVLSNNRLTDGAVKGAFEGIPALRRLYLDRNLLRSVPTDLPPSLEELRLDNNQLSVMSEAVWTRCPRLRVLSLSNNSLGNGSDQLPNAVFSPLTKLRILNLDHNQLVSIPLGLPLSIRELYLKGNHIEQFQVQFSGISQLMVLDLSTNRLTNKGLLRNSLLNATSLESLNLAGNKLKQVPRHLPRSLKTLNLEGNLIASIKREALSTLENLEHLGLARNQISKVAPGAFKALPALHQLDLCHNTLRQVPRELPRALHSVALTHNRIQSVPSDAFCWGDNRLSRLVRVQLEDNLIDVGKLNTQAFRCLRGFQVVHLY; encoded by the exons ATGGAAACGATGACCCTTCTGCTCATCTTCCTCGCAGTTTCTGGGTCCTCCTTTGCGCCACAGCCCA GAGCGGCGGAGGCGGAGGTCGGCGCGCCTGAGATGAAGAACGAGCAGCTGAGGGAcgtggaggagcgaggagatGGGAATGTTACGCTGCCAAAAATGGGGGAAGAAGCCCTGAGACATAAAGATGgtgaagacagacagaagcgggaggaggaggaggaaaaggagagcaAGCTGGTGGCAGGAATCAGCCCTGATGATGAAAAAGGAGCTAAGGACGGAGAAAAGTCGGTGGAGGACATAAAAAATGCAAAGCAGGAGGGATCAGTtgaaagagaaaaggaggatcACGCTGCAATTAACAATCTCACACCTTTAATTGCACCTCAACTGTGGGAAGCATCTGAAATTATCACCAGGTCTCCAAATCCTCCAAGTTCTCGCCGCCATGTCATCTCTGCATCGGAGGGTCCTGCCTCGCCGGCGCCCCCTGGCGAGGTGAGGTCAGGCTCACCCGTGCTGGCTGAggcgctgcagcagcctggacaTGGTCTCGGTCAGCATTCAGAGGACGTAAACCGTGTCTCTCAAGCAGAAACCTATGAGTTTCCATCCAAAAAGCAAACAGAGGCGCCAAAGATGTCGCAAGTCGGGTCCATGGCCGACCCTTTAAAGGCCAAAGGGGCAAATTTTACACGGAACTCGAGTGGAGACAAAAAGGTTGAGGAAGTCGAGGTCAGGAAACTCAACCCCGGATGGTCTCCACTGAGGGAACGAGTGCTCAAGTCCACAGGGAAGCGAAACCAGacatcgccacggcaacagaaCAGAGGTAGCAAACACAAGAATATGACTGGATCgagggaaaagaagaaaacggACAACAGAACACCAAATGTCCCCATCAGAAGGCAGGACACCCCTCCAACGCACTTCCCTTATTTCCTGGATGACTACTGTCCTCCTGAGTGTGCCTGCTATGGAAG GGTGGTCCAGTGCTCCGATAAAGGTGTTGATAAGGTTCCTTATGGTATCCCCTACAACGCCCGCTACATCCTCCTTATGAATAACTACATTGACGGCATCCAACTGGACCTACTCAGCGAGTACGTCTCCATGGAGTTCCTCGTGCTCAGCAACAACCGGCTCACCGACGGTGCCGTCAAAGGGGCCTTTGAGGGGATCCCGGCACTTAGGCGGTTGTACCTGGACAGGAACCTTCTGAGGAGTGTGCCGACagatcttcctccctctctggagGAGCTTCGTTTGGACAACAACCAGCTGAGTGTGATGTCTGAGGCGGTCTGGACCCGGTGCCCGAGGCTCCGGGTGTTGAGcctcagcaacaacagcctaGGGAACGGCTCCGACCAACTTCCCAATGCCGTGTTTTCCCCTTTGACCAAACTGCGCATCCTGAACCTGGACCACAACCAGTTAGTGTCTATTCCATTGGGTCTACCATTGTCCATCAGAGAGCTCTACCTGAAAGGGAACCACATCGAGCAGTTCCAGGTTCAGTTCTCTGGGATATCCCAGCTGATGGTGTTGGACCTTAGCACAAACCGACTGACAAACAAGGGTCTTCTAAGGAACAGTCTCCTCAATGCCACCAGTCTGGAAAGCCTGAATTTAGCCGGGAACAAGCTCAAACAAGTCCCGCGACACCTTCCACGCTCACTTAAGACGCTGAATCTGGAGGGTAACCTTATCGCTTCCATAAAAAGGGAGGCTCTTAGCACCTTGGAGAACCTGGAACACTTGGGATTAGCTCGGAATCAAATCTCCAAAGTGGCTCCAGGGGCTTTCAAGGCCTTACCGGCCCTCCACCAACTGGACCTTTGCCACAACACCTTGCGCCAGGTGCCCCGAGAGCTACCGCGGGCTCTACACTCCGTGGCTCTAACCCACAACAGGATCCAGTCGGTACCCAGTGATGCTTTTTGCTGGGGGGACAATCGTCTCAGCCGGCTCGTGAgagtgcagctggaggacaatTTAATCGACGTGGGGAAGCTGAACACGCAGGCTTTCAGGTGTTTACGGGGATTCCAGGTGGTGCATTTATACTGA